One Salmo trutta chromosome 19, fSalTru1.1, whole genome shotgun sequence genomic window carries:
- the trpc5b gene encoding short transient receptor potential channel 5 isoform X2 has protein sequence MMNPMAQLYYKKASYSPYRDRIPLQIVRAEAELSAEERAYLTAVEKGDYAGVKLALQEAEIYYNINVNCLDPLGRSALLIAIENENLEVMELLLNHGVHVGDALLYAIRKEVVGAVELLLSHRRSSREKQVPNLMMDTQFSEFTPDITPIMLAAHTNNYEIIKLLVQRKVTIPRPHQIRCDCVACVSSSEVDSLRHSRSRLNVYKTLASPSLIALSSEDPILTAFRLGWELKELSKVENEFRQEYEELSQQCKLFAKDLLDQARSSRELETILNHRDDLSEELDPQDCRDLAKLKLAIKYHQKEHIVRTDLHVQGPPPTVVEWMILPWVLGFIWAEIKEMWDGGFTEYVHDWWNLMDFAMNSLYLATISLKIVAYFKYNSSRPREEWEMWHPTLIAEGLFAIANIFSSLRLISLFTANSHLGPLQISLGRMLLDILKFLFIYCLVLLAFANGLNQLYFYYETKASDEPNNCKGIRCEKQNNAFSTLFETLQSLFWSIFGLLNLYVTNVKARHEFTEFVGATMFGTYNVISLVVLLNMLIAMMNNSYQLIADHADIEWKFARTKLWMSYFDEGGTLPPPFNIVPSPKSVWYLCVWTHNRLCGRDHPSPDDPRKHENLKEFTERHADNLIQNQHYQEVIRNLVKRYVAAMIRSAKTDEGLTEENFKELKQDISSFRYEVLDLLGDRKPPRRTYSSSSEATQQDEANEEEGAGQAQGQSRDQGAKGVSFSTSITERKSKDSGFSVSALFKSMSGAEGAVDNRPKSNGLRFSSSPPSSAALTRSSGRLQRFSKSKRDSIRRLGLLFSRMNGHVPEARSPPPRMHQPTYSISDGLLRQPTTWPDIQIPPNPPVTRSLFHLGRNLKELPHAPPQALPLGSPQQANRSDSLLLLPTGHSLPPPGHSLPPLHCATSITASSSRAVLLGSSEDMFEGWIGPCDELDSSEWGAEQEDSITTQL, from the exons ATGATGAATCCCATGGCCCAGCTGTACTACAAGAAGGCGAGCTACTCGCCGTACCGCGACCGCATCCCGCTGCAGATCGTGCGGGCGGAAGCGGAGCTGTCAGCGGAGGAGCGGGCGTACCTGACGGCGGTGGAGAAGGGCGACTACGCCGGGGTGAAGCTGGCCCTGCAGGAGGCGGAGATCTACTACAACATCAACGTCAACTGCCTGGACCCGCTGGGGCGCAGCGCGCTGCTCATCGCCATCGAGAACGAGAACCTGGAGGTGATGGAGCTGCTGCTCAACCACGGCGTGCACGTGGGCGACGCGCTGCTCTACGCCATCCGCAAGGAGGTGGTGGGCGCCGTGGAGCTGCTGCTGTCCCATCGCAGGTCTAGCAGAGAGAAACAG GTGCCCAACCTGATGATGGATACCCAGTTCTCAGAGTTTACCCCTGACATCACACCCATCATGCTGGCAGCTCACACCAACAACTATGAGATCATCAAGCTGCTGGTCCAGCGCAAGGTGACCATCCCCCGGCCACACCAGATCCGCTGCGACTGCGTGGCCTGCGTGTCCAGCTCCGAGGTGGACAGCCTGCGTCACTCACGCTCCCGCCTCAACGTCTACAAGACCCTGGCCAGCCCGTCCCTCATCGCCCTGTCCAGCGAAGACCCCATCCTGACTGCCTTCCGCCTGGGCTGGGAGCTGAAGGAGCTAAGCAAG GTGGAGAATGAGTTCCGTCAGGAGTACGAGGAGCTGTCCCAGCAGTGTAAGCTGTTTGCCAAGGACCTGCTGGACCAGGCCAGGAGCTCTAGAGAGCTGGAGACCATCCTCAACCACCGCGATGACCTCAGTGAGGAGCTAGACCCACAGGACTGCCGTGACCTGGCCAAGCTCAAACTAGCTATCAAGTACCACCAGAAAGAG CACATCGTGAGAACAGACCTGCACGTCCAGGGCCCGCCACCCACCGTGGTGGAGTGGATGATCCTTCCCTGGGTGCTGG GCTTCATCTGGGCTGAGATAAAGGAGATGTGGGACGGAGGCTTCACTGAGTACGTCCATGACTGGTGGAACCTGATGGACTTTGCCATGAACTCTCTCTACTTGGCCACTATCTCACTCAAAATAGTTGCTTACTTCAAG TACAACAGCTCTCGGCCGCGGGAGGAGTGGGAGATGTGGCACCCGACGCTGATCGCCGAGGGCCTGTTTGCTATCGCCAACATCTTCAGCTCCCTGCGCCTCATCTCCCTGTTCACAGCCAACTCCCACCTGGGGCCTCTGCAGATCTCCCTGGGACGCATGCTGCTGGACATCCTCAAGTTCCTCTTCATCTACTGCCTGGTGCTGCTGGCCTTCGCCAACGGGCTCAACCAACTGTACTTCTACTACGAGACCAAGGCCTCGGACGAGCCCAACAACTGCAAGGGCATCCGCTGCGAGAAACAGAACAATGCCTTCTCTAC GCTATTCGAGACGTTGCAGTCCCTGTTCTGGTCAATATTCGGCCTGCTCAACCTGTACGTGACCAACGTGAAGGCGCGCCATGAGTTCACAGAGTTTGTGGGAGCCACCATGTTCGGTACCTACAACGTCATCTCTCTGGTGGTGCTGCTCAACATGCTCATCGCCATGATGAACAACTCCTATCAGCTCATCGCT GACCATGCGGACATTGAATGGAAGTTTGCCCGCACCAAGCTGTGGATGAGTTATTTTGACGAGGGAGGAACTCTCCCTCCGCCCTTCAACATCGTCCCCAGCCCCAAGTCAGTGTGGTAcctgtgtgtgtggacgcacaaCCGCCTGTGTGGACGGGACCATCCCAGTCCTGACGACCCGAGGAAACACGAGAACTTAAAGGAGTTCACG GAGCGGCATGCTGACAACCTGATTCAGAACCAGCATTATCAG GAGGTGATCAGGAACCTGGTGAAGAGGTATGTAGCAGCCATGATCCGCAGTGCTAAGACAGACGAGGGTCTGACAGAGGAGAATTTTAAG GAGCTCAAGCAGGACATCTCCAGTTTCCGCTACGAGGTGTTGGACCTGTTGGGGGACAGGAAGCCTCCGCGGAGGACCTACTCATCCAGCAGTGAGGCTACCCAGCAGGACGAGGCCAACGAGGAAGAAGGGGCTGGACAGGCCCAGGGTCAGTCCAGGGACCAAGGGGCCAAGGGGGTATCCTTCAGCACGTCAATCACTGAGAGGAAGAGCAAGGACTCTGGGTTCAGCGTCTCCGCCCTCTTTAAGTCCATGTCAGGGGCAGAGGGGGCAGTGGACAACAGACCAAAGAGCAACGGGCTCaggttctcctcctcccccccgtCCTCCGCTGCGTTAACCCGCAGTAGTGGCCGGCTGCAACGCTTCTCCAAGTCCAAGAGAGACTCCATCAGGCGGCTGGGCCTACTCTTCTCCCGCATGAACGGACACGTCCCAGAGGCCAGGTCCCCTCCTCCCAGGATGCACCAGCCCACCTACAGCATCTCAGACGGTCTGCTTCGGCAGCCCACAACCTGGCCGGACATCCAGATCCCCCCCAATCCCCCGGTTACACGCAGCCTGTTCCACCTGGGGAGGAACCTGAAGGAGCTACCACATGCCCCTCCCCAGGCCCTGCCATTGGGGTCACCCCAGCAGGCTAACAGAAGTGACAGTCTGCTCCTGCTACCCACGGGCCACTCCTTACCGCCGCCAGGCCACTCCCTGCCACCCCTGCACTGTGCTACCAGCATCACGGCCTCCAGCTCCCGGGCTGTCCTCCTGGGCTCTAGTGAGGACATGTTTGAGGGCTGGATAGGACCTTGTGACGAGCTGGACTCCTCTGAGTGGGGGGCTGAGCAGGAGGactccatcacaacacagctttAG
- the trpc5b gene encoding short transient receptor potential channel 5 isoform X1 has product MMNPMAQLYYKKASYSPYRDRIPLQIVRAEAELSAEERAYLTAVEKGDYAGVKLALQEAEIYYNINVNCLDPLGRSALLIAIENENLEVMELLLNHGVHVGDALLYAIRKEVVGAVELLLSHRRSSREKQVPNLMMDTQFSEFTPDITPIMLAAHTNNYEIIKLLVQRKVTIPRPHQIRCDCVACVSSSEVDSLRHSRSRLNVYKTLASPSLIALSSEDPILTAFRLGWELKELSKVENEFRQEYEELSQQCKLFAKDLLDQARSSRELETILNHRDDLSEELDPQDCRDLAKLKLAIKYHQKEFVSQPNCQQLLATLWYDGFPGWRRRHWAVKLVTCFTIGLLFPIFSLVYLLAPKSALGLFIKKPFIKFICHTASYLTFLFLLLLASQHIVRTDLHVQGPPPTVVEWMILPWVLGFIWAEIKEMWDGGFTEYVHDWWNLMDFAMNSLYLATISLKIVAYFKYNSSRPREEWEMWHPTLIAEGLFAIANIFSSLRLISLFTANSHLGPLQISLGRMLLDILKFLFIYCLVLLAFANGLNQLYFYYETKASDEPNNCKGIRCEKQNNAFSTLFETLQSLFWSIFGLLNLYVTNVKARHEFTEFVGATMFGTYNVISLVVLLNMLIAMMNNSYQLIADHADIEWKFARTKLWMSYFDEGGTLPPPFNIVPSPKSVWYLCVWTHNRLCGRDHPSPDDPRKHENLKEFTERHADNLIQNQHYQEVIRNLVKRYVAAMIRSAKTDEGLTEENFKELKQDISSFRYEVLDLLGDRKPPRRTYSSSSEATQQDEANEEEGAGQAQGQSRDQGAKGVSFSTSITERKSKDSGFSVSALFKSMSGAEGAVDNRPKSNGLRFSSSPPSSAALTRSSGRLQRFSKSKRDSIRRLGLLFSRMNGHVPEARSPPPRMHQPTYSISDGLLRQPTTWPDIQIPPNPPVTRSLFHLGRNLKELPHAPPQALPLGSPQQANRSDSLLLLPTGHSLPPPGHSLPPLHCATSITASSSRAVLLGSSEDMFEGWIGPCDELDSSEWGAEQEDSITTQL; this is encoded by the exons ATGATGAATCCCATGGCCCAGCTGTACTACAAGAAGGCGAGCTACTCGCCGTACCGCGACCGCATCCCGCTGCAGATCGTGCGGGCGGAAGCGGAGCTGTCAGCGGAGGAGCGGGCGTACCTGACGGCGGTGGAGAAGGGCGACTACGCCGGGGTGAAGCTGGCCCTGCAGGAGGCGGAGATCTACTACAACATCAACGTCAACTGCCTGGACCCGCTGGGGCGCAGCGCGCTGCTCATCGCCATCGAGAACGAGAACCTGGAGGTGATGGAGCTGCTGCTCAACCACGGCGTGCACGTGGGCGACGCGCTGCTCTACGCCATCCGCAAGGAGGTGGTGGGCGCCGTGGAGCTGCTGCTGTCCCATCGCAGGTCTAGCAGAGAGAAACAG GTGCCCAACCTGATGATGGATACCCAGTTCTCAGAGTTTACCCCTGACATCACACCCATCATGCTGGCAGCTCACACCAACAACTATGAGATCATCAAGCTGCTGGTCCAGCGCAAGGTGACCATCCCCCGGCCACACCAGATCCGCTGCGACTGCGTGGCCTGCGTGTCCAGCTCCGAGGTGGACAGCCTGCGTCACTCACGCTCCCGCCTCAACGTCTACAAGACCCTGGCCAGCCCGTCCCTCATCGCCCTGTCCAGCGAAGACCCCATCCTGACTGCCTTCCGCCTGGGCTGGGAGCTGAAGGAGCTAAGCAAG GTGGAGAATGAGTTCCGTCAGGAGTACGAGGAGCTGTCCCAGCAGTGTAAGCTGTTTGCCAAGGACCTGCTGGACCAGGCCAGGAGCTCTAGAGAGCTGGAGACCATCCTCAACCACCGCGATGACCTCAGTGAGGAGCTAGACCCACAGGACTGCCGTGACCTGGCCAAGCTCAAACTAGCTATCAAGTACCACCAGAAAGAG TTTGTATCCCAGCCAAACTGCCAGCAGCTCCTGGCCACCCTGTGGTACGACGGTTTCCCCGGGTGGCGTAGACGCCACTGGGCGGTCAAGCTGGTCACCTGCTTCACCATCGGCCTGCTCTTCCCCATCTTCTCCCTGGTCTACCTGCTGGCCCCCAAGAGCGCCCTGGGCCTCTTCATCAAGAAGCCCTTCATCAAGTTCATCTGCCACACAGCCTCCTACCTGACttttcttttcctcctcctcctggcctCCCAGCACATCGTGAGAACAGACCTGCACGTCCAGGGCCCGCCACCCACCGTGGTGGAGTGGATGATCCTTCCCTGGGTGCTGG GCTTCATCTGGGCTGAGATAAAGGAGATGTGGGACGGAGGCTTCACTGAGTACGTCCATGACTGGTGGAACCTGATGGACTTTGCCATGAACTCTCTCTACTTGGCCACTATCTCACTCAAAATAGTTGCTTACTTCAAG TACAACAGCTCTCGGCCGCGGGAGGAGTGGGAGATGTGGCACCCGACGCTGATCGCCGAGGGCCTGTTTGCTATCGCCAACATCTTCAGCTCCCTGCGCCTCATCTCCCTGTTCACAGCCAACTCCCACCTGGGGCCTCTGCAGATCTCCCTGGGACGCATGCTGCTGGACATCCTCAAGTTCCTCTTCATCTACTGCCTGGTGCTGCTGGCCTTCGCCAACGGGCTCAACCAACTGTACTTCTACTACGAGACCAAGGCCTCGGACGAGCCCAACAACTGCAAGGGCATCCGCTGCGAGAAACAGAACAATGCCTTCTCTAC GCTATTCGAGACGTTGCAGTCCCTGTTCTGGTCAATATTCGGCCTGCTCAACCTGTACGTGACCAACGTGAAGGCGCGCCATGAGTTCACAGAGTTTGTGGGAGCCACCATGTTCGGTACCTACAACGTCATCTCTCTGGTGGTGCTGCTCAACATGCTCATCGCCATGATGAACAACTCCTATCAGCTCATCGCT GACCATGCGGACATTGAATGGAAGTTTGCCCGCACCAAGCTGTGGATGAGTTATTTTGACGAGGGAGGAACTCTCCCTCCGCCCTTCAACATCGTCCCCAGCCCCAAGTCAGTGTGGTAcctgtgtgtgtggacgcacaaCCGCCTGTGTGGACGGGACCATCCCAGTCCTGACGACCCGAGGAAACACGAGAACTTAAAGGAGTTCACG GAGCGGCATGCTGACAACCTGATTCAGAACCAGCATTATCAG GAGGTGATCAGGAACCTGGTGAAGAGGTATGTAGCAGCCATGATCCGCAGTGCTAAGACAGACGAGGGTCTGACAGAGGAGAATTTTAAG GAGCTCAAGCAGGACATCTCCAGTTTCCGCTACGAGGTGTTGGACCTGTTGGGGGACAGGAAGCCTCCGCGGAGGACCTACTCATCCAGCAGTGAGGCTACCCAGCAGGACGAGGCCAACGAGGAAGAAGGGGCTGGACAGGCCCAGGGTCAGTCCAGGGACCAAGGGGCCAAGGGGGTATCCTTCAGCACGTCAATCACTGAGAGGAAGAGCAAGGACTCTGGGTTCAGCGTCTCCGCCCTCTTTAAGTCCATGTCAGGGGCAGAGGGGGCAGTGGACAACAGACCAAAGAGCAACGGGCTCaggttctcctcctcccccccgtCCTCCGCTGCGTTAACCCGCAGTAGTGGCCGGCTGCAACGCTTCTCCAAGTCCAAGAGAGACTCCATCAGGCGGCTGGGCCTACTCTTCTCCCGCATGAACGGACACGTCCCAGAGGCCAGGTCCCCTCCTCCCAGGATGCACCAGCCCACCTACAGCATCTCAGACGGTCTGCTTCGGCAGCCCACAACCTGGCCGGACATCCAGATCCCCCCCAATCCCCCGGTTACACGCAGCCTGTTCCACCTGGGGAGGAACCTGAAGGAGCTACCACATGCCCCTCCCCAGGCCCTGCCATTGGGGTCACCCCAGCAGGCTAACAGAAGTGACAGTCTGCTCCTGCTACCCACGGGCCACTCCTTACCGCCGCCAGGCCACTCCCTGCCACCCCTGCACTGTGCTACCAGCATCACGGCCTCCAGCTCCCGGGCTGTCCTCCTGGGCTCTAGTGAGGACATGTTTGAGGGCTGGATAGGACCTTGTGACGAGCTGGACTCCTCTGAGTGGGGGGCTGAGCAGGAGGactccatcacaacacagctttAG